The following coding sequences are from one Haliotis asinina isolate JCU_RB_2024 chromosome 3, JCU_Hal_asi_v2, whole genome shotgun sequence window:
- the LOC137279260 gene encoding uncharacterized protein isoform X2 produces the protein MMMMSLRLLRTLVVAALIPLLTLTKASDLPPDISGAETVVLPEDTTVSTDLGVITCIDRSLGAASDTGCSTCHISSVRPVFDGFTLLKMLGSPDFQLNFQPTTAVLSSGSYTVTVTCNGLNQVSGTWTVQVTI, from the exons atgatgatgatgagtttaAGGTTGCTGCGTACCCTGGTTGTAGCTGCACTG ATTCCACTGCTGACGCTGACAAAAGCATCAGACCTACCTCCAGACATTTCCGGTGCGGAGACCGTGGTCTTGCCCGAGGACACCACTGTATCGACGGACCTTGGTGTTATCACCTGCATCGACAGATCGTTAGGTGCTGCATCGGACACAGGGTGTTCTACGTGCCACATCTCCTCTGTCAGACCTGTCTTCGACGGATTTACCTTGTTAAAGATGCTTGGGAGTCCTG ATTTTCAGTTGAATTTCCAGCCCACGACTGCTGTCCTCAGCTCCGGGTCGTACACAGTGACAGTTACGTGCAACGGTCTGAATCAGGTCAGCGGCACGTGGACTGTGCAAGTGACGATTTGA
- the LOC137279261 gene encoding protocadherin-9-like, which translates to MAATHECNVRGLCIIFVSLLTIISLNNVAAMPMPLIEPFQTVNLHEDNVVQTTLALINCTDTQNANGNECGTCNLVDITNDGNLFFTGNVINNNLFNNGPFDVFRVTNTFLTNSNRFFIVYVPNQGLNLDYSIIRTYRIQVQCMATDGITTSPSQTLEVDIIPNQAPVVAGLPGVTVTLDARNGPVGTLVFDVQVTDNETDPISYVLTVEPSTVDLFQISQQDGIISVIKDLRTATVTPVTLRVNVSDGNHVVGPLTITVNFINLNSRPTVQNLPLNITINEDAPAGTLIATLTLSDPDIFQTITPVFSVNPISEASKFVFNPGTNQVRLNTVANGATLLDAESVSSVNLSFALFDGFLPSVNAFISLTIASVNEPPFFSRPVHFCTLLEGNQFGSACSLGLTIRDPEGDIILSPFLNPANSSNLFTLQNDDLRISSNYIVDGGLFPASATLTIEVADNQGATGSALIQVTVLDQNTQTPDFGGSPTSVVITQNVLTPPTTLATITATDADLTSPNNDVTLRLQSSVNLGSNVIFSNDGRITYLNRFPANKDCSDCRLEIIAFDGGTPSRTATTTYYVSFVTTTTTTTTTTTTTTTTTTTPTTTAATVSSSDVFSTPAGAAVLGILIALLILLLLLVVGYFLYRYCRYGTCCGPTGPNGSGGIGGGGQGGGMCGNCCGGPADQPNQVRPRPEGPDYGHLRTPPPQDGFRDNTYKASGDYRDDFWNNSDHYIDSRPRSIKSVRIGGFSPSGNQRALPSNRPY; encoded by the exons ATGGCTGCAACCCATGAGTGTAATGTCCGGGGATTGTGTATCATCTTCGTGTCCCTGCTGACCATCATAAGCCTCAACAATGTA GCGGCTATGCCTATGCCTCTTATTGAGCCCTTCCAAACAGTGAACCTCCATGAAGATAATGTTGTACAGACCACACTGGCATTGATCAATTGCACCGATACGCAAAACGCAAACGGCAACGAATGTGGCACCTGCAACCTCGTCGATATCACCAACGACGGGAACTTATTCTTCACGGGAAACGTTATCAACAACAACTTGTTCAACAATGGACCGTTTGATGTGTTCAGAGTAACTAATACTTTTCTGACCAATTCAAACA GATTCTTCATCGTGTACGTCCCAAACCAAGGACTAAACCTGGACTACAGCATCATCAGGACGTACAGAATCCAGGTCCAGTGTATGGCCACTGACGGCATCACTACGAGTCCGAGTCAGACTCTAGAAGTAGACATCATTCCCAACCAGGCTCCTGTCGTGGCCGGCCTTCCTGGGG TGACGGTGACCCTAGACGCAAGGAATGGGCCAGTGGGCACTTTGGTATTTGATGTTCAAGTGACCGACAACGAGACCGATCCCATTTCATATGTGCTGACCGTCGAGCCTTCTACCGTGGACCTCTTCCAGATAAGCCAAC AGGATGGAATAATATCTGTCATTAAAGACCTGAGGACGGCAACCGTCACACCAGTGACGTTAAGAGTCAACGTCAGTGACGGCAACCACGTCGTCGGACCCCTCACCATCACTGTCAACTTCATCA ACTTGAACAGTCGTCCTACAGTGCAGAACCTCCCTctcaacatcaccatcaacgAGGACGCTCCGGCCGGGACACTGATTGCCACGTTGACCTTATCTGATCCAGACATCTTCCAGACAATAACCCCTGTCTTCAGTGTCAATCCCATTTCAGAGGCATCCAAGTTCGTATTCAACCCCGGAA CTAATCAAGTTCGGTTAAACACAGTTGCTAACGGTGCAACTCTCCTGGATGCGGAATCTGTCAGTAGTGTCAACTTGTCTTTCGCCCTCTTCGACGGCTTCCTCCCTTCCGTCAACGCATTCATCTCCCTTACCATTGCCAGTGTCAATGAACCGCCGTTCTTCAGCAGACCTGTTCATTTCTGCACGTTGCTGGAAGGCAAT CAATTTGGCTCAGCGTGTTCTCTTGGTCTGACAATTAGAGATCCGGAAGGAGACATCATTCTCTCGCCGTTCTTGAACCCCGCAAACAGCAGCAATCTCTTTACCCTGCAGAATGACGACCTCAGAATAAGTAGCAACTATATCGTCGACGGTGGCCTCTTCCCCGCGTCAGCAACGTTGACGATAGAGGTAGCGGACAACCAGGGAGCTACAGGATCCGCTCTCATTCAGGTGACAGTGTTGGATCAGAACACACAGACACCAGACTTTGGGGGCAGTCCCACATCTGTCGTCATTACTCAGAACGTGCTCACGCCGCCAACAACGCTGGCTACGATTACCGCCACTGACGCCGACCTAACCTCTCCCAACAATGACGTTACCTTACGCCTCCAAAGTAGCGTCAATTTGGGAAGCAACGTTATATTCAGTAATGACGGCCGGATAACATATCTGAACCGTTTCCCGGCTAACAAAGACTGCTCTGATTGTAGACTGGAAATTATAGCGTTTGATGGAGGAACCCCATCCCGTACCGCAACGACAACATACTATGTGAGCTTtgtcaccaccactaccaccaccaccacaacaacgaCCACTACGACAACGACAacaaccacacccaccacaACAGCTGCTACAGTGTCTTCATCTGACGTATTTTCGACTCCTGCTGGGGCTGCTGTCTTGGGTATCCTGATCGCGCTACTGATCCTCCTGTTGTTACTAGTGGTGGGCTACTTCCTGTATAGGTACTGTAGGTACGGTACATGCTGTGGACCAACTGGACCTAATGGATCAGGTGGGATAGGTGGAGGGGGACAAGGCGGAGGAATGTGTGGAAACTGTTGTGGCGGGCCAGC GGATCAACCGAATCAGGTCCGACCTAGGCCGGAAGGCCCAGATTACGGCCA CCTACGGACTCCACCCCCCCAAGACGGGTTCCGGGACAACACCTATAAGGCCTCAGGGGACTACAGGGATGACTTCTGGAATAACA GTGATCACTATATCGACAGCAGACCTCGCTCCATCAAGTCCGTCCGTATCGGCGGCTTCTCGCCAAGCGGCAACCAGAGGGCGCTCCCGTCAAACCGACCTTATTAG